The sequence below is a genomic window from Sorangiineae bacterium MSr12523.
CCGGAAATGGGCCACCGCCGCTTCTTCCAGGGGCGAAAACTCGTGGGCCAAGGCCTCGTCGGGGCTTACCAGGCGCCCTGGCTTCCCGGCCCGGAGCTGCGCGAACGAGACGAGCACGGAGGAGGCCAGACGCCGCGCTTCCTGCACGGAATCGGCACAAAAGACCGAGAGCGCCAGGATGGCATGCGGCCGCTCCAGCGGGCCCGGACGAAAGCGCTGGCGGTAAATGTGCATCGCTTCCTCCGGCGGATCGGGGCTGAAATGCCCTGCGAATGCGAACCCGAGACCGAGCGCCGCCGCGAGCTTCGCGCTGTACGAGCTGGAGCCCAAAAGCCAGATGGGCGGAAGCTTCACGTCGTCGGGCATCGCGCGGATCTTCGCGAAGGGATGCTCCGCCGGCATGGCGTCGTTCCCGAAGCCGCGCAGCTCCTCGAGCTGGTCGATGAAGTCGTCGGCCACGAGCGCCTCCCGCGAGCGGCGCAAGGCCAGCGCGGTGAGCGTGTCCGTGCCCGGCGCGCGGCCGAGGCCCAAATCGATGCGTCCCGGGTGCAGCGCCTCGAGCAGCCGGTACGACTCGGCGACCTTGAGCGGCGAGTGGTTCGGCAGCATCACGCCGCCAGCGCCCAGCCGGATCCGCGAGGTGAGCGGTGCCACATGGGCGATGAGGATCTCGGGCGTCGTGGTGGCGATGCCCGGCATGTTGTGGTGCTCGGCGTACCAAAGGCGCGTGTAGCCGGCCCGTTCCGCCGTGCGCGCGAGCTCGACGGAGGCTTCCAACGTTTCCCGGCTGGTCATTCCGCGACCGAGCGGGACCAGGTCCAGAACGGAGAGGGGTAAGGTCATGCTCGCCGAATCTGGGTAGTGTCCAGCAAAACCTTTGGCAATGGCACCGGGGTCGAGTGCCCAACCTATTGTGGAGGTGGCGAGGTCCATCCACCGCATGACGAGGTTCGGGTGTCCAGCACGAAGCGCTTAAACAAGCTTCTCGCCTTCTTTCGCCAAATCTGATCAAAAGGAGGCGTGAATTTCGTTCCGGCGGTCCGCTTGCACGCGGAAACGGTGATGGTGACCCGAACCGAAGGCCTGGGAACCTCGTACGAGGAGGTCACCATGCCGCTGATCACCTTGACCTTCCACTACGACACCGGTGCGGCGCGCGATATCGCGGCCGAAACGCGTTGCCGGCACGCGCTGGAACGCCTGGGGGCGGTGGATCTTGCGTGCGTCGACGACGTCGCCCCGCCGGTCGATTGCAACGCCGACTTCATCGTCCGCATGGACGGGGATGCCCATTCGTACTGTGCCTTCACCGCGCAGGCGCTGCCCAAGCTTCGCGCGCTGGGCTTTCGCGTTACGGTGGACGAGAAGTACCCCTTCCAGGTCGTCGACACCCACGCGCCGTGGTTTCTGTCGATCAATTCCGCCGGCGAGGAGCTGCCCGACTGGTTCAGTCTGGAGCTGGGCGTCGAGGTCGATGGCAAGAGGGTCGACCTTCTGCCGATGGTGATCGAGCTCATCGAACGGGCCAATGGCGAGGAGGGCGGCCTTCCCGCGCTGGAAAAGACCTTCCCATCGCTGGTGTCGATGCAGGTGAGCGAGACGCACCACGTGACGGTGAGCCGCGAGCGGCTTCGCGCGCTGCTTCACGTGGTCATCGAGCTATGGCAGGACAGCTTGCACGGCGGATTTACCTTTCCGCGGGCGCGCGCGACGGCCTTGGTGCCGCTCGACGAGCAATTCCGCAGCGAGGGCACGCGTATCAGCTGGCGCGATCCCGAGCACGTGGCCGACCGCGCCTTCGCCCTGGCCGCGCGCCCCAAGAAGGTGGAAAAGCCCGCGCTGCTGAAGGCGACCTTGCGCTCGTATCAGGAAGAGGGCCTCGCGTTCTTGCAGCACCTGCGCGCCAATGGCGTGGGCGGCGTGCTGGCCGACGACATGGGCCTGGGCAAGACGCTGCAGACGATTTCGCACATCTGCAAGGAGAAGGAAGAGGGGCGCATCACCTCGCCGATCCTGATCGTCGCGCCCACGAGCCTGGTGGGCAATTGGAACAACGAGATCAAGAAGTTCGCTCCGCACCTGCGGGTAACCTTGTTCCGGGGGCCGGGGCGGCATGCGCTGTGGGACGAGATCCCGACGAGCGACGTGGTGGTGACCACGTACCCCGTGCTGGTGCGCGACGAAGAGCGCTTCGAGCAGCTGCAGTTCCACATGGTGGTGCTGGACGAAGCGCAGGCCATCAAGAACGTGACCAGCCTGGCGCACAAGGCCATCAAAAAGGTCA
It includes:
- a CDS encoding DEAD/DEAH box helicase; the encoded protein is MNFVPAVRLHAETVMVTRTEGLGTSYEEVTMPLITLTFHYDTGAARDIAAETRCRHALERLGAVDLACVDDVAPPVDCNADFIVRMDGDAHSYCAFTAQALPKLRALGFRVTVDEKYPFQVVDTHAPWFLSINSAGEELPDWFSLELGVEVDGKRVDLLPMVIELIERANGEEGGLPALEKTFPSLVSMQVSETHHVTVSRERLRALLHVVIELWQDSLHGGFTFPRARATALVPLDEQFRSEGTRISWRDPEHVADRAFALAARPKKVEKPALLKATLRSYQEEGLAFLQHLRANGVGGVLADDMGLGKTLQTISHICKEKEEGRITSPILIVAPTSLVGNWNNEIKKFAPHLRVTLFRGPGRHALWDEIPTSDVVVTTYPVLVRDEERFEQLQFHMVVLDEAQAIKNVTSLAHKAIKKVNAEHKLCLTGTPVENHLGELWALFHFLNPELLGNEASFRTRYRQPIEQLKDEDRLESLRELVAPYILRRMKREAARELPQKTEMMRLIHLSGNQRELYEQIRVAAHADVRKVIKQKGLAASAVPIFGALLRLRQVCCDPRLVQMNAARSVRTSAKYDSFFELLEGLLEGGHRVLVFSQFTSMLSLLAKGLEEREIEHLILTGATQDRQAKVDAFEQGLADVFLISLKAGGTGLNLVSADTVIHYDPWWNPAVQLQATDRAYRIGQQRPVFVYNLAVAGSVEERVMMMQHRKRRVSSMLLGDEEQSAGLTADDVETLLAPLQDDDRPAVSRVASHKPGAGASPVAASA
- a CDS encoding LLM class flavin-dependent oxidoreductase, with the translated sequence MTLPLSVLDLVPLGRGMTSRETLEASVELARTAERAGYTRLWYAEHHNMPGIATTTPEILIAHVAPLTSRIRLGAGGVMLPNHSPLKVAESYRLLEALHPGRIDLGLGRAPGTDTLTALALRRSREALVADDFIDQLEELRGFGNDAMPAEHPFAKIRAMPDDVKLPPIWLLGSSSYSAKLAAALGLGFAFAGHFSPDPPEEAMHIYRQRFRPGPLERPHAILALSVFCADSVQEARRLASSVLVSFAQLRAGKPGRLVSPDEALAHEFSPLEEAAVAHFRRMQIVGTPADVRARIEAAVSSTAADEVMLATHAYDAAARRRSYELVAGAFSS